From the Oncorhynchus nerka isolate Pitt River linkage group LG20, Oner_Uvic_2.0, whole genome shotgun sequence genome, one window contains:
- the LOC115101657 gene encoding uncharacterized protein LOC115101657 isoform X1 codes for MLSTVRTLLARITSSVSSRSVIGLTRPLCSHRTYSTDPAAVRVLYDGECPICVKEIQFLQFLQRNRPGKVDFVDISLQCFNEEKYGGISYEMAMDEMHVIDENNKRPKRLSSCQAFLGSKSLSVDAAVYPSGVGSNCLHVHRGVPAFTVMYSAVGLGWLGRFMSWPLVRPVMDKAYAIFAKNRLKWTGREDCTTGRCVKKEP; via the exons ATGCTGTCTACTGTGAGGACATTGTTGGCTAGAATAACCAGTAGTGTGAGTTCAAGGTCTGTGATTGGTTTGACACGACCTCTCTGCAGCCATCGGACCTATTCAACGGACCCTGCTGCTGTCAGG GTGCTATATGATGGAGAATGCCCCATATGTGTTAAAGAGATCCAATTCCTGCAGTTTCTGCAGAGAAACCGACCAGGGAAAGTAGACTTTGTGGACATCTCCCTGCAATGCTTCAATGAAGAGAAGTATGGGGGAATCAGCTATGAGATGGCCATGGACGAGATGCACGTGATTGATGAGAATAACAAG cgtccaaaacgtctttcaagctgtcaggcattccttggcagcaagagcctctcggtggatgctgcagtgtacccaagtggcgtcgggagcaactgcttgcac gTTCACCGTGGAGTTCCAGCCTTTACAGTCATGTACAGTGCAGTTGGTTTAGGCTGGCTCGGCCGCTTCATGTCATGGCCTCTCGTTAGACCAGTCATGGACAAAGCCTATGCAATCTTTGCTAAAAACCGCCTGAAATGGACCGGACGGGAAGACTGTACTACAGGACGCTGTGTGAAGAAAGAACCTTGA
- the LOC115101657 gene encoding uncharacterized protein LOC115101657 isoform X2 translates to MLSTVRTLLARITSSVSSRSVIGLTRPLCSHRTYSTDPAAVRVLYDGECPICVKEIQFLQFLQRNRPGKVDFVDISLQCFNEEKYGGISYEMAMDEMHVIDENNKVHRGVPAFTVMYSAVGLGWLGRFMSWPLVRPVMDKAYAIFAKNRLKWTGREDCTTGRCVKKEP, encoded by the exons ATGCTGTCTACTGTGAGGACATTGTTGGCTAGAATAACCAGTAGTGTGAGTTCAAGGTCTGTGATTGGTTTGACACGACCTCTCTGCAGCCATCGGACCTATTCAACGGACCCTGCTGCTGTCAGG GTGCTATATGATGGAGAATGCCCCATATGTGTTAAAGAGATCCAATTCCTGCAGTTTCTGCAGAGAAACCGACCAGGGAAAGTAGACTTTGTGGACATCTCCCTGCAATGCTTCAATGAAGAGAAGTATGGGGGAATCAGCTATGAGATGGCCATGGACGAGATGCACGTGATTGATGAGAATAACAAG gTTCACCGTGGAGTTCCAGCCTTTACAGTCATGTACAGTGCAGTTGGTTTAGGCTGGCTCGGCCGCTTCATGTCATGGCCTCTCGTTAGACCAGTCATGGACAAAGCCTATGCAATCTTTGCTAAAAACCGCCTGAAATGGACCGGACGGGAAGACTGTACTACAGGACGCTGTGTGAAGAAAGAACCTTGA